The genomic window tcaaattaattttaaagaaaaaaaaagataattttagACAAGGTAATAAGACAAAAAAGGACAAGGCGTAACTTTGATGATGCCTCTGAGAACTGAGAACAGCAGCGTTATCTCAGATACTAATAAGAACAAGCTGgagacaataataaaataagaacGGAGCACAGACAATAGTCACTGTCACAGATGCAAGCATGGCAAACTTCTGTGCTAATGTGTTTGGAAATACATTATAAAAGCAcaatttttctttgtaaatttagtgtaaatgtttatttttttacatactATTTTTTATCAGCATACTGGATAAAAAAGTATAGATAATCAATGGATTAGAATAAGTACTAACTTCAAAGATGTAGGGAGTGTAAAAATTTACTTTTTGTGACCATTTTGATGAAATTCTACTTATGCATAACTCCACTTGGAAATGCAAGTTGTTACTTCTTGGTTTGATCTGATTAGAGGCTTGAAATGCTCTCCAGGAAACAAGAGTTGGATCACAAAAATGTGTGCAGTCACTTCCTCACCCAGCATCTGACCAGCGTTGTGCATACTGGGGCGGCTGAGGTTCAGGAGATAGAGTGGGTCGTCAACTAATCAGCGGTTTGATCaccggctcctccagtctgcatgttgaagtgttcTCGGACAAGAGactgaaccctaaattgctcctgatggctgtgtcagtggtgtgtgaatgtgtgtgtgaatgtgcatttaATTAGATCCTGATGAGTAGGTTGTCACCTCGCAtagcagcctctgccatcagcgtatgaatgtgtgtgtgtgaatgggtgaacgctgacatgtattgtaaagcactttgagtggtcggaagactagaaaggtgctatataaatgaagtccatttaccatttacgAAACATCTTCTCATTGTACCTTCTCTGGTGGAAAGAGACTAATCTGTAGCCTGGTATTACAGCACAATGTATCCTTCCTCTGGGCTCAAGGTTTGTTTGTTGCTGCCTTTACTCACCTTGCAGTGTGACCTGGGAAATATCGGATGTACTTGTTGTCACTCAGTGACAGGTAACGAATGGTATCTGTAAGAAAAgtaacaaatattttatttaccaaAACACATGAGACCACATGACCACAAGTCCACACAGTGCTAGCACATATAACATGTATTTCATATTTGTGACCATTATAGCCAAAACATAAACAGCTTTAAGGCTGAGACATGATTCTGACAATGTAGAGACATCCTTGTAGTGAAAGGATTATTCTTAcacaccacatgtacacacaaaccacactttttaaaacatcaaacatttttgtcacAGTCTGTGCTTTCAGACCCATTTGTAGACCACATGTATCTGAATTCTGTTTTCAATCATGTGGTTTGTTTGGTGCTTTGTGCCAAACAGCTGACTGTCAGTACTGAGTTATTACCATCCAGCTTGTTGGAGCTGTAGACCACCGTCTGTGCGTCTCCATGCGTGAAGCGGATGAGGTCTGCTCCATACTTCTTGCTGAACAAGGTCCGCATGGGCCTGAGAAAGGACACGACATTTCAACCTGTTAATCATTTGATCACCTGAGAGCATAGGTAGGTAACATACAGCTCTGCCACAGACAGTTTCGCAACAATCACAATATGAACCAATTTATCTAATTAAGACAGTTTGGGTATGGAAATTGATTattaattcaatatattttgatCATAATTCATTTTACTTTGAGTTTAGATTAGAAAGATAATTACACAGTTACCACTTGTCATAACATGCATACTTACTTTCCTTCCCGGATATCATATAACACAATGCAGTCGTCGTCGCTGCTTGATATCGCATTTTCACCGTTTGGGCTGTAATCCACACAGTTGACTTTCTGTGAATTTTCTCGATATGTTCTTGCAACCCTGAAACTTCGCAACACGCTGTCTGTGATCTTCATGTCTGTAGCGCAAAGCTTCtcataaaacaatatacagtataaaaccaaagGGTCGTCTTTCTCATCAGTCCCCTTCTTTACTTCTGGTTTACTGGAGCCAGCGAGtcatttcttttctctgtctggtCGAGCGATGAACGGACTGTTGCTTGCATTTCCgggaaaaagcagcaaaaaacaaacaaacgaacaaatgtaaacagtatttaCATCTTGCAGCGATACACCAACGTGTAGAAACAACGACCATATGTTCCGTTTGTTTTCTCAGTGTCTCTTCCAACGCCAGGGCGGGGTTTGTCAATCACCGCGAGCTTTCAAATGCCGCAACACAAGCGGGCGATGCCGGAAAGACAAACGAGCGTACCGCTGTCAGGAAAAAGGAAGTTACGACAGAGCACAGGAAACTGCTGTTGGCATCACACACTGTTTAAGAGttgttttttattctaaaatttACAAACAGTATGAAGACAATTATTACAATTGAACAGACATCACACGAGACATAAAAagatttacatttacttttttgttatttatgtgtattgATTAAGAAAtgactgtttattttatatatctctatgtatatttttacattttctcaattaatttcCACgttaatattgtatttaattcTATGTATGTATTCTCTACATTCTCTATGTTGTTTAATGTGCgttcaattaaaaaaagttCAATGTGTTATAAATGAAGTTGCTTACGGCCCGGAAGTCATTTGCACGTGACCTCTGGAGTCACGAATGTGTACTGTTGTAGTAATATATTAATGTGTACCATTCAGCCACAATGAGCAGCTGCAGGATAGCCTGTACAGGGAACTGGAGCTCCGGCTTGAATGTCCTCTTTTCTGGGGTCAAAGCACGCCGCTGTTCGGGGTCGGCAGCGTCCCTGCGCCGGAGCCAGACCACCGCCGCCAAACACGCGTCAGGCCCGGACACAGGACACAAACCCCGCCTGAGAGCGATAGACCTGGCGCGGAAGGTCCAGCAGGAGAGGACGAAGCAGCAGCCGGCCGAGCCTCCGGTGTCCGGCCAGCAGAGGAGAGTGACGGAGCTGAAGCGGTTCAGTCAGCAGCTACAAAACGTTCATCCCAACGTGCTGGCAAAACACCTCCACAGAGGCGTGCTGTACCAGGACAAAGATGTGGTTGTCATCAACAAACCCTACGGTGTTCCTGTTAGAGGTAAACCGACAGCTCATGCAAGTTGTCTAAAGttgagctgcaatgattagtctgTTAATCGATTCATTTGATAATCGAATATTCGTTCtagtcaacaacaacaacatttgctggttgcagcttctcaaatgtgacgatttgaggcttttgtgtcatacatgacagtaaactgaatatctctggATTTTGAACTAATGATCAGtcaaaacaagacgtttgaagatgtcaccattAGCTCtaatataaaattataatttaaaaaaatacatttttcactattttctaacaatGTATTGACAGAAATTAATCAAGAAATCAATtaacgattaatcaataatgaaaataatcgttaattGTAGCCCTGGTCTGAAGACATGCAGTGTTATAGTTACATTGGTAGAAAATAACgtaatttactttaatttttaaaaatcagaaacACTGGATTACTGAactagaaaattaatcaactatttgATTGTTTGAATCAGGTTTTacaataaaataccaaatattatttgtttccagtttcttaaatattagaatttctttttatttactctaatctgcagattaatatctgtcaacatactgtaaatgccATTCTGATATATCTGTTATAAGTCAATGTTGGCTGATAATATTGATCTTGTTGTATTGGTAATGCTCTTATTACACTGGTGGAAACTAGACTTTGTAGTATTGCAAAATCAGTATTGGAATCAGCTGTAATGACAATGGAAGTTGTTTGATTGGCAAAAAGTGTTAATTATCATGctgcatttgttgttgttgctgtgtctCAGATGACTCAGGGGTCACATCCATCTCCTCGGTGCTTCCTATTCTCTCCAAAATGATGGACGGGATGAAGATCAGGTCTAACTCTCAGCTGCTCCCCTGTCTGGGACTGGAGAAGGAGACAACAGGGGCTCTCCTGCTggtgaggagagaagaagcAGCGGAGCACATTCTCAACCTCAATAGAAACAACCAAGTGCAGAGAAAATACTGGTAAGATACAggatgtgtatatatatatatatatatatatgccagCATTCACATCTAGTCATTCACAAATTCACTGTTCCTCTTCAGGGTCGTGACAGTCGGTGTACCAGTGCCATCTGAAGGAGTGATTGACATTCCCATCATAGAGAGAGAGGTCACAGGCTCTCAGCCGCACTACAAGgtgtctcttcttctgtggttctgATGCTGTAACAATTAGTTTTTTGTCAATACATCAACAGACAGAAAGTCAATTCCTAATTTGATCATCAGTTAATTGCTGTAGTCATTActaaaaatagcaaatatttgCTAGTTTCAGCGATTCaaaaagttgcttttttttctgtatgtcaTAAATAGAACAAGAGTTTTTGGTGTTGATCACATTGTTTTGGTAAcatgtgatggatgtttactgttgtttaaGTAAATTACTACAATTAAAACAACGAGTAGTTTTGATaacaaaatgataatgatagaGCAATGATATATTATTGTGTAACTATTCTTATTACTTTTAGTTTTTTCAATctcataactttttttttaaaaatttcagaTGGCTTTGAGTCCTCTCTTCAAAATGAACGATGCAGGTGATGGTTTAACTAAAGTCCGAGGCCATCGGCAAGCCCAGTCAGCAGTGACCAGGTACAGGGTCCTGGACAGCAGCAGCGGCTGCAGCCTTGTGGAGCTCCAGCCGTTCACTGGTGAGAAGATTGTGCTTTTTGGGAACTTGTCACAGGAAATAGCTGCCAAATCAGTTTGTTGAATTTCTTTCTACTTTATCTGCTTTCTTGTGACCACAGGAGCCAAACACCAGATGAGGGTCCATATGGCGTTTGCTCTGGCATGCCCCATCCTCGGTGACCACAAATATTCACACTGGAGCAAACTGGCACCCCAGGTAAAATGTTTACAATGCACCACAGAGAACTAGTGGCGTCACATAGATCCAGTTATTAAATTAATGGCATGTGGCATTGGATGGCATGTCACTTGTGCCTCCCTAGTTTAGCTACCAGAACAGTATAGTGttcatcagctgcagctgccATCAAGGAGCGGTTATCTTCCAGAATCACATTATAGTCAATGGTCAGCCAGCAGTGGCATACGCCTGAAAAATGTGTCTATGGTGGTATCTTCCTGTGAAAAGTGGCCAATGCCAGGAAGACATTAGCAAAATGCCACCAACAATCGGCAATAAATGcccttaaaacaaaaatagcatACTACTAACCGCTTTCTGATCTCAGCGTTTAGTCAAATGATGACAAATCAAGGCATATCTGGTgtcaaagtgtttgtgtttatccCTACAGTACCTCAAATAAACAGGCAACAGTGTGACGTGTTCTGAATATGGCCTTTATACTCTAGCTGTTTTTTGTAAGGTTAATTCTCATAGGGCCTCCTCCcacaagcaaacattttgatGAAGTCTTGCTGTTCGACTTCAAGGTTGTGGTCTTTGAAAGACCAGTGAGCCGTCAGTCTCAGTGATTCTCACATCTACCCTACTGGCATCCAAAACAGGAGTTTTAGTTGCACACCCTTCCATATAACGCACATTTCTGCAAGGGGCaatgatttctgttttgtcaCTTCTTCATAACTTAAATGGTACATTTTGATCCCCAGAAATTACCAGAACGTGTGTTGGGAAACCTTGGACTGGAACAGAGCAAGATCCGTTATCTTCCTCTTCATTTGCACTCTCGACAGCTGACGCTGCCAGGAACCAGTCAAGCAGACGTCAGTGTGTCCTGTCCCCTCCCTAAATacttcacacaaacactgagcagACTGCATTTATCTCTTCCTGatgaaaaagaccaaaaataaatttgtgtCCAAAAGAAGTGTGCATCAGTTGTGGAGGATTTCAGACTGCGATGTGACAACAAAGAGTATAaccatttaaattaaatgggacgTTAAATTATATTAAGGTGGGTCATTGGAGAGATGTTTTGTGAAATTATGCACAGAAAGCTGTGTGGAAAATGGTGTGAAACGTGTAACATGTTACTGTACAGTGCTATACAGCTCATTTTAGTAATAAACAAATGAAGCCAAACTGTATTATAAATGCTTTTTGTCAATGTGTCTGATCCAAATCTGCACATTTCTTTTCCTGGGAGGCACCACTACAGTATGAATGCTGTTTGTGTGACTAGTTAAGGGCTTAAGAGGCCACAACATTCTgtatttcaaatgaaacaacacAGCGCTTAATACTTTTCATTCTTGAATTGCTTGACATGAATCCTGATACAAGGACTGTGTTAGCTAAACAAGGATTTTTCCACCAGTATATGTTGTTTAATAACCtactatacatacacacaagaatAAGTTGGCAAAAATCCTTTATGGGGGTTTCAATCACTGGCTTTGACCTGAGAAAAATGTTTCCAATCTCCTGAATGACTACAATATAGCACTTGACCTTGTGAATATTTGAGGTTAAACACACTCAATGATCCACAAGCATAAATTATGACGTCATTTTTGAAAACAGGCACAAGTTCTTCAGCTTTGTACATATCAATACATGATCCAAAATGCAGTATACAAAAAAAGTTGAGAGCAGTGGTCCCTGTAACATTAAGATGTAATGTATCAGGTTGGGACCGTAATGAGAAGTAAGACGTGGTTAATGGTCTGTGAGGTTAAAGAGCGAAGGGTTAAATATCCTCATATTATAATCGATAAGACTGACTTAAGCCTTGCTTACTTTTCAGTTCAAAGGTTACAGAGGCAAGGGCTTAAAAAAAGGTAGTCAAGAGAAAGTTTAACAGTTTACCCCATcagctgaaaacagaaattacTAGAAGAGAAAACTGCTTTGAATCTGGCACGTGCTGTCATGATGCACTCCTCAAAGAGAAACGCTTGTTTCACAAGttcaaaaaatttttttttgagATGGCCAGTGAGGTTTATCGAGTCAGGATGGGTACTGCATAGTCAGCAATCAGTGACTGGACAACTATCTCCTGTGAGTCAGTCCTCTCAGCTTAGCTCACGTTCTCTGGACCGGCGCCGATGATCTCCTGGATCTCTCGCACCACGATGATGCGTGCCAGCATCTGCTCCACTTGCTGACTCAGGAGGGGCTGAGACGAGTACCACATCGGGCTGTTCGGCGCAACGACAGGCTCTGGAGTCATGTAGTATGCGTCATTACGTCCTTTAACGCTTTGAGGACTGCAAAAGGGAGGAAAAGGGAGTTAAGGTTTTGAGGCTTAGAACTGCAATTGTCAGTCGATCACTGGGTTACGGACTGATGGTCAGGACATTTGAGGACGCCACTTTTGGCTTTGGGAcacatttctcaccattttttgacattttactgaccaaacgactaattgattaattgagaaaataaatatataatgaaattaattgttAGTTACAGTCCTGTTGGGGTCCATCCTGAAAAATAATCCAGTTACACAGAATTTGTTAAGTTAAGCACCACTCACCATTTGAAGAGATAAAAGTCATAAAGTTTAATGGGACATCGAAGAGGATTCTCTGGATCCTCGATCTGCTCTTCATACATGTCATCAGTTCCTGAAACAGAAGTCACACAACAGGTTAGCGACAATGATTTCAGCTGTCAAAGGCTGCGATACATAGCAACACTTCAACATAAACCTAACTATACTGAGCACCTTTTTGTCCGGCATTGTGTGGACTTTGTCCTTTCAGAAGGCGGATGCTGGTCGCTTTGTCCTTGGCATTAGTAGGGTTCTTCCTTGTGTGTCTCAAGACCTTAGAGAAAGCTACTTTCATGTGCTGTTCAGGTGTTATCAGGCGGAAAAACCTGTgacaaagttgttgtttttttattacaattaaGATTTACATCTGAAATACATTTCCGTGTTGTTAGAGAGAATAGATTCAGTTAAGTTAGTGCCGAGAGGTGGGAACTCACTTAGTGTTGAAGTACATTAGAGTTGTTAGCAAGGTGCCTGGTGAATGGGCACCAAGCTGTTTACACTCCCACAGCATCTCCTCTGTCACATGACTTGGAATGACGTAA from Thunnus maccoyii chromosome 3, fThuMac1.1, whole genome shotgun sequence includes these protein-coding regions:
- the rpusd4 gene encoding mitochondrial RNA pseudouridine synthase rpusd4, with amino-acid sequence MSSCRIACTGNWSSGLNVLFSGVKARRCSGSAASLRRSQTTAAKHASGPDTGHKPRLRAIDLARKVQQERTKQQPAEPPVSGQQRRVTELKRFSQQLQNVHPNVLAKHLHRGVLYQDKDVVVINKPYGVPVRDDSGVTSISSVLPILSKMMDGMKIRSNSQLLPCLGLEKETTGALLLVRREEAAEHILNLNRNNQVQRKYWVVTVGVPVPSEGVIDIPIIEREVTGSQPHYKMALSPLFKMNDAGDGLTKVRGHRQAQSAVTRYRVLDSSSGCSLVELQPFTGAKHQMRVHMAFALACPILGDHKYSHWSKLAPQKLPERVLGNLGLEQSKIRYLPLHLHSRQLTLPGTSQADVSVSCPLPKYFTQTLSRLHLSLPDEKDQK